A genomic region of Manihot esculenta cultivar AM560-2 chromosome 15, M.esculenta_v8, whole genome shotgun sequence contains the following coding sequences:
- the LOC110602183 gene encoding phytanoyl-CoA dioxygenase has protein sequence MGITGNLTSDQLQSFNSQGYLVLESFASPEEIDTMTKRMERLLDDFDCSSTASIFSTKNQQKLTDSYFFESAEKISFFFEEKAFGEDGNLRLPKELSINKVGHALHEHDPVFKNFSSSEKFSSMLRSLGYRRPVVIQSMYIFKQPGIGGEVVPHQDNSFLYTEPTTCTGLWLALEDATIQNGCLWAIPGSHKNGLVRRFLRGEQGVYFDRSFPSYDQKDFVPIEVKAGSLVIIHGDLIHQSFENQSPKSRHAYSLHVVDTDGCKWAQDNWIRRKVEPEPLYTS, from the exons ATGGGGATCACCGGAAATCTAACTTCCGACCAGCTCCAGTCCTTCAACTCTCAAG GTTATCTTGTGTTGGAATCATTTGCAAGCCCTGAAGAAATCGATACCATGACGAAGAGAATGGAGCGATTGCTTGATGATTTTGACTGCTCCTCCACCGCCTCAATTTTCTCTACTAAGAATCAG CAAAAGTTAACTGACAGTTACTTCTTCGAGAGCGCCGAGAAGATCTCTTTTTTCTTCGAAG AGAAAGCATTTGGAGAGGATGGAAACTTACGGCTACCTAAGGAACTCTCTATTAACAAAGTTGGCCATG CATTGCATGAGCATGACCCAGTGTTTAAAAACTTCTCTAGCTCTGAGAAATTTTCAAGTATGCTACGTTCCTTGGGTTACAGGAGGCCTGTGGTTATTCAGTCTATGTATATATTTAAG CAACCAGGTATTGGAGGTGAAGTAGTGCCTCACCAGGACAACTCGTTTCTGTATACTGAACCAACAACTTGCACAGGGTTGTGGCTGGCCTTGGAAGATGCAACAATACAAAATGGTTGCCTCTGGGCCATTCCTGGATCTCATAAAA ATGGCCTGGTCAGAAGGTTTCTTAGAGGTGAACAAGGGGTGTACTTTGATCGGTCTTTCCCTTCTTATGACCAAAAGGATTTTGTGCCTATTGAAGTGAAAGCTGGTTCTTTGGTCATCATTCATGGTGATCTTATTCATCAAAG TTTTGAGAACCAGTCCCCAAAATCAAGGCATGCATACAGCTTGCATGTGGTGGACACTGATGGCTGTAAATGGGCACAAGATAATTG GATTAGACGAAAAGTGGAGCCAGAACCTCTCTATACATCCTGA
- the LOC110602182 gene encoding WUSCHEL-related homeobox 1: MAAKKNELNMNDSVYIAESSSLSYIYMMCMHEGSENNAWDQNRRELIMNEQQLMGMSSRWSPTPEQLLALEEMYRRGTRTPKAEQIQQIAAHLRRFGKIEGKNVFYWFQNHKARERQKRRRAVEASRKVLRHDITGSLDMKESVELQKKTLVPPSSCSENLEGPVSILTAGTTESTTPHGCLQIEKRESNQRKSCSLEKKTKWLAVDPCPSYPIHLINNMTTRSSTFLNSQRQSSWFKSNRRTENDENKIGEVETLDLFPLCSEDCSGVNDSKNDTEVAITAINTKLMSPNQYFEFLPLKN; this comes from the exons ATGGCGGCGAAAAAAAATGAGCTTAACATGAATGATTCAGTCTATATTGCAGAATCCTCATCtttaagttatatatatatgatgtgtatgcatgaagGTTCAGAGAATAATGCATGGGATCAAAATAGGAGAGAACTGATCATGAACGAGCAACAATTAATGGGGATGAGTTCACGGTGGAGCCCAACGCCGGAGCAGCTACTAGCACTGGAAGAAATGTACAGACGTGGAACGAGAACGCCAAAAGCAGAACAAATCCAACAAATAGCTGCACATCTTCGTAGGTTTGGGAAGATTGAAGGGAAGAACGTGTTCTACTGGTTTCAAAACCACAAAGCAAGAGAACGACAAAAACGCCGTCGTGCAGTAGAGGCTAGTCGTAAAGTGCTAAGGCATGATATTACTGGAAGCCTGGATATGAAAGAATCAGTTGAACTGCAGAAGAAGACTTTGGTACCACCTTCAAGCTGCAGTGAGAATTTAGAG GGACCTGTCTCAATTCTTACAGCAGGAACAACAGAAAGCACAACACCACATGGGTGCTTACAAATTGAGAAGAGGGAATCAAACCAACGTAAGAGTTGCAGTCTAGAGAAGAAAACAAAGTGGCTTGCAGTGGATCCCTGCCCCTCTTATCCTATACATCTCATAAACAACATGACCACAAGAAGTTCAACATTCTTAAATTCTCAAAGGCAGAGTTCATGGTTTAAATCCAACAGAAGAACAGAGAATGATGAGAATAAAATTGGAGAAGTTGAAACCCTAGACCTATTTCCACTGTGCAGTGAGGATTGCAGCGGAGTTAATGATAGCAAGAACGACACTGAAGTAGCCATCACAGCCATAAATACAAAACTGATGAGTCCCAACCAgtattttgagtttcttcctctGAAGAACTGA
- the LOC110602184 gene encoding uncharacterized protein LOC110602184 isoform X1 — translation MNPQSTRNPSNALEGVHGIHVVPHSPFALEEMTQHGNFSPSTCGSLTNTEEQRLLLQRMWQQRPGCLRPIKCCVTGDKHLAETVANVVTSIPFIALGLQAPRKNLNTKLYANSLVGVGVASSLYHSSRGKIRKYLRWFDYTMIAAATICLSRALRNENPKLLMAASAALLPIQPLMVSAVHTGMMEVAFAKRALKDPDLRMAHNLHKMSSLLGGVLFIADDFFPSTPFIHAGWHLAAAVGVGTCNKLLE, via the exons ATGAACCCCCAGAGTACAAGGAATCCTAGTAATGCTTTGGAGGGTGTGCATGGGATCCATGTTGTGCCTCACTCCCCATTTGCTTTGGAAGAGATGACTCAACATGGGAACTTCTCCCCATCAACCTGTGGAAGTCTAACTAATACAGAGGAGCAGCGGTTATTACTTCA GAGAATGTGGCAACAAAGACCAGGATGTTTGAGGCCCATCAAGTGCTGTGTTACTG GTGATAAACATCTTGCAGAAACAGTAGCAAATGTGGTTACATCAATTCCTTTTATTGCTCTAGGACTCCAGGCTCCAAG GAAGAACCTGAATACTAAGTTGTATGCTAACTCATTGGTTGGTGTTGGAGTTGCCTCGAGTTTGTATCATTCTTCAAGAGGAAAAATCAGGAAGTACTTGAGATGGTTTGATTATACGATGATAGCTGCCGCAACAATA TGTTTATCAAGAGCCCTTAGAAATGAGAACCCTAAGTTGCTGATGGCAGCATCTGCAGCATTATTGCCTATCCAGCCTTTAATGGTGTCTGCTGTTCACACAGGGATGATGGAG GTGGCATTTGCAAAAAGAGCATTAAAAGATCCAGACTTAAGGATGGCACATAATCTGCATAAGATGTCATCTTTGTTAGGAGGAGTTCTTTTCATTGCAGATGATTTCTTTCCTAGTACTCCTTTCATTCATGCTGGTTGGCATCTCGCCGCAGCTGTTGGAGTTGGCACCTGTAACAAGCTTCTTGAGTAG
- the LOC110602184 gene encoding uncharacterized protein LOC110602184 isoform X2, translating to MNPQSTRNPSNALEGVHGIHVVPHSPFALEEMTQHGNFSPSTCGSLTNTEEQRLLLQRMWQQRPGCLRPIKCCVTGDKHLAETVANVVTSIPFIALGLQAPRKNLNTKLYANSLVGVGVASSLYHSSRGKIRKYLRWFDYTMIAAATIVAFAKRALKDPDLRMAHNLHKMSSLLGGVLFIADDFFPSTPFIHAGWHLAAAVGVGTCNKLLE from the exons ATGAACCCCCAGAGTACAAGGAATCCTAGTAATGCTTTGGAGGGTGTGCATGGGATCCATGTTGTGCCTCACTCCCCATTTGCTTTGGAAGAGATGACTCAACATGGGAACTTCTCCCCATCAACCTGTGGAAGTCTAACTAATACAGAGGAGCAGCGGTTATTACTTCA GAGAATGTGGCAACAAAGACCAGGATGTTTGAGGCCCATCAAGTGCTGTGTTACTG GTGATAAACATCTTGCAGAAACAGTAGCAAATGTGGTTACATCAATTCCTTTTATTGCTCTAGGACTCCAGGCTCCAAG GAAGAACCTGAATACTAAGTTGTATGCTAACTCATTGGTTGGTGTTGGAGTTGCCTCGAGTTTGTATCATTCTTCAAGAGGAAAAATCAGGAAGTACTTGAGATGGTTTGATTATACGATGATAGCTGCCGCAACAATA GTGGCATTTGCAAAAAGAGCATTAAAAGATCCAGACTTAAGGATGGCACATAATCTGCATAAGATGTCATCTTTGTTAGGAGGAGTTCTTTTCATTGCAGATGATTTCTTTCCTAGTACTCCTTTCATTCATGCTGGTTGGCATCTCGCCGCAGCTGTTGGAGTTGGCACCTGTAACAAGCTTCTTGAGTAG
- the LOC110602453 gene encoding MLP-like protein 328 has product MAFKGNLETVVELKSSPEKFLNVWKCQAHQVPNHTPTNIQGVHVHEGDWVKSGSIKIWKYTVDGKSEVFKEKIILDDEKKTVTLIGLEGDVFKIYKVYNIIWQLTSKGQGCLSKVIIEYEKLNENVPVPYVYLDFLGRITKEIDEAISKE; this is encoded by the exons ATGGCTTTCAAAGGCAACTTGGAGACTGTTGTTGAACTCAAGTCAAGTCCTGAGAAATTCCTGAATGTATGGAAGTGTCAAGCTCATCAGGTTCCCAACCACACTCCCACTAATATTCAAGGAGTTCATGTTCATGAAGGTGATTGGGTCAAATCTGGCTCCATCAAGATCTGGAAGTATACTGTAG ATGGAAAATCTGAGGTTTTCAAGGAGAAGATAATATTGGACGATGAGAAGAAAACAGTAACTCTTATTGGTCTGGAAGGTGACGTGTTCAAGATTTACAAAGTGTATAATATTATTTGGCAACTCACATCTAAGGGTCAGGGGTGTTTGTCAAAAGTGATTATTGAATATGAAAAGCTGAACGAAAATGTTCCTGTTCCTTATGTTTACCTGGATTTTTTGGGTAGGATCACTAAGGAAATTGATGAAGCAATTTCTAAAGAGTAA
- the LOC110601340 gene encoding MLP-like protein 31 codes for MAFKGNLETVVELKSSPEKFLNVWKCQAHQVPNHTPTNIQGVHVHEGDWVKSGSIKIWKYTVEGKSEVFKEKIIVDDEKKTVTLIGLEGDVFKIYKVCNITWQLTSKGQGSLSKVIIEYEKLNENVPVPGVYLDFLGRITKEIDEGISKE; via the exons ATGGCTTTCAAAGGCAACTTGGAGACTGTTGTGGAACTCAAGTCAAGTCCTGAGAAATTCCTGAATGTATGGAAGTGTCAAGCTCATCAGGTTCCCAACCACACTCCCACTAATATTCAAGGAGTTCATGTTCATGAAGGTGATTGGGTCAAATCTGGCTCCATCAAGATCTGGAAGTATACTGTGG AGGGAAAATCTGAGGTTTTCAAGGAGAAGATAATAGTGGACGATGAGAAGAAAACAGTAACTCTTATTGGTCTGGAAGGTGACGTGTTCAAGATTTATAAAGTGTGTAATATTACTTGGCAACTCACATCTAAGGGTCAGGGGAGTTTGTCAAAAGTGATTATTGAATATGAGAAACTGAACGAAAATGTTCCTGTTCCTGGTGTTTACCTGGATTTTTTGGGTAGGATCACTAAGGAAATTGATGAAGGAATTTCTAAAGAGTAA
- the LOC110601341 gene encoding MLP-like protein 328 translates to MALKGNLETVVELKSSPEKYLSFWKGQAHQVPNHSPTNIQGVHVHEGDWETSGSIKVWKYTIEGRSEVFKEKVIIDDEKKTLTFIGLEGDLLKIYKVFNIIWQFTTKGQGSLSKVIIEYEKLNENVPPPNNYLDLVVTITKEIDEGISKE, encoded by the exons ATGGCTCTTAAAGGCAACTTGGAAACTGTTGTGGAACTCAAGTCAAGTCCTGAGAAATACCTGAGTTTCTGGAAGGGCCAAGCTCATCAGGTTCCCAATCATTCTCCCACTAATATTCAAGGAGTTCATGTCCATGAAGGTGATTGGGAGACCTCGGGCTCCATCAAGGTCTGGAAGTACACTATAG AGGGAAGATCTGAGGTTTTCAAAGAGAAGGTCATAATAGACGATGAGAAAAAAACATTAACTTTCATTGGTCTGGAAGGTGATCTACTCAAGATTTATAAGGTATTTAATATTATCTGGCAATTCACAACTAAAGGTCAAGGGAGTTTGTCAAAAGTGATTATCGAATACGAAAAACTGAACGAGAATGTTCCTCCTCCTAATAATTACCTGGATTTGGTGGTTACAATCACCAAAGAAATTGATGAGGGAATCTCCAAAGAGTAA